In Streptomyces sp. P3, one DNA window encodes the following:
- a CDS encoding FAD-dependent oxidoreductase, with protein sequence MAQAADSARTVILTVDDDPGVSRAVARDLRRRYGAGYRIVRAESGESALEALRELKLRGDLVAVILADYRMPQMNGIEFLEQAMDVYPGARRVLLTAYADTSAAIDAINVVDLDHYLLKPWDPPEEKLYPVLDDLLDAWRASDYRPVPATKVVGHRWSARSSQVREFLARNQVPYRWYSADEPEGQRLLAAAGENGQRLPLVVTAQGTPLVEPDAPELAAQVGLATTPTAEFYDLVVIGGGPAGLGAAVYGASEGLRTVLVERSATGGQAGQSSRIENYLGFPDGVSGGQLTERARRQAAKFGAEILTAREVTGLEVNGSARVVRFSDGSAVAAHSVILATGVSYRQLAAPGCDDLTGCGVFYGSALTEAAACQGHDVYIVGGANSAGQAAMYLSRGAKSVTLLVRGESLAASMSHYLIQQIEEAPNISVRAGTVVESAHGDGHLEQLTLRDVTTGQSELVDAQWLFVFIGAAPLTGWLDGAVLRDERGFILAGPDLTPDGRPPANWELDRPPYHLETNIPGVFVAGDARAESAKRVASAVGEGAMAVMLVHRYLEQS encoded by the coding sequence ATGGCACAGGCCGCCGATTCGGCGCGGACCGTCATCCTGACCGTGGACGACGACCCGGGGGTATCCCGTGCCGTCGCCCGTGACCTGCGGCGCCGTTACGGTGCCGGGTACCGGATCGTGCGCGCCGAGTCCGGGGAGTCCGCGCTGGAGGCGCTGCGGGAGCTGAAGCTGCGCGGCGACCTGGTGGCGGTGATCCTGGCCGACTACCGGATGCCGCAGATGAACGGCATCGAGTTCCTCGAACAGGCCATGGACGTCTATCCGGGCGCCCGGCGCGTGCTGCTGACCGCCTACGCGGACACGAGCGCGGCGATCGACGCGATCAACGTCGTCGACCTCGACCACTACCTGCTCAAGCCGTGGGACCCGCCGGAGGAGAAGCTCTACCCGGTGCTCGACGACCTGCTGGACGCCTGGCGCGCCAGCGACTACCGGCCCGTGCCCGCCACGAAGGTCGTCGGACACCGCTGGTCGGCGCGGTCCTCGCAGGTGCGCGAGTTCCTGGCCCGCAACCAGGTGCCGTACCGCTGGTACTCCGCCGACGAGCCCGAGGGGCAGCGGCTGCTGGCGGCGGCCGGCGAGAACGGGCAGCGCCTCCCGCTGGTGGTCACCGCGCAGGGCACCCCCCTGGTCGAGCCGGACGCGCCGGAGCTGGCCGCGCAGGTGGGGCTGGCGACCACGCCGACGGCCGAGTTCTACGACCTGGTGGTGATCGGCGGCGGCCCGGCCGGACTCGGCGCGGCCGTGTACGGGGCCTCCGAGGGGCTGCGGACGGTGCTCGTGGAACGCTCGGCGACCGGTGGGCAGGCCGGGCAGAGCTCCCGCATCGAGAACTACCTGGGCTTCCCCGACGGGGTGTCCGGAGGCCAGCTCACCGAGCGGGCACGCCGCCAGGCCGCCAAGTTCGGCGCGGAGATCCTCACCGCGCGCGAGGTGACCGGGCTCGAGGTCAACGGGTCAGCGCGGGTGGTGCGCTTCTCGGACGGCTCGGCGGTGGCCGCGCACAGCGTGATCCTCGCGACGGGCGTGTCCTACCGGCAGCTGGCGGCCCCGGGCTGCGACGACCTGACCGGCTGCGGGGTGTTCTACGGGTCCGCGCTCACGGAGGCGGCCGCCTGCCAGGGGCACGACGTGTACATCGTGGGCGGCGCCAACTCGGCCGGGCAGGCGGCGATGTACCTGTCGCGGGGCGCCAAGTCCGTGACGCTGCTGGTGCGCGGGGAGTCCCTCGCGGCGTCGATGTCGCACTACCTGATCCAGCAGATCGAGGAGGCGCCCAACATCTCGGTGCGCGCCGGGACGGTCGTCGAGAGCGCGCACGGGGACGGGCACCTGGAGCAGCTGACGCTGCGGGACGTGACCACCGGGCAGAGCGAACTCGTCGACGCGCAGTGGCTGTTCGTGTTCATCGGCGCGGCCCCCCTGACCGGCTGGCTGGACGGCGCGGTGCTGCGCGACGAGCGCGGGTTCATCCTCGCCGGGCCCGACCTCACACCGGACGGGCGGCCGCCGGCCAACTGGGAGCTGGACCGGCCGCCGTACCACCTGGAGACCAACATCCCCGGCGTGTTCGTGGCGGGCGACGCGCGCGCCGAGTCCGCGAAGCGCGTCGCGTCCGCCGTCGGAGAGGGAGCCATGGCCGTGATGCTCGTCCACCGGTATCTGGAGCAGTCGTGA
- a CDS encoding FAD-dependent monooxygenase, with protein MRVKVACVGGGPAGLYLSILLKRQDPSHDITVHERNPEGSTYGWGVTYWQGLLDELRARDPESARAIEESSVRWNAGVAHVRDLITRQPGDEGHGIGRHRLLEILADRAHALGVRLEFESEITAANLPDADLVVAGDGVHSALRTHHADDFGAQLTEGRNSYVWLGTTKVFDSFTFAFVETAHGWIWCYGYPFSDERSTCVIECAPETLAGLGLDRAREADGLADLEKLFAHILDGHPLVGRATGAGGSAQWLTFRTLVNRSWHRGNLVLLGDAAHTTHYSIGAGTTLALQDAIALAEALGESADLSQALGRYERVRKSALLSQQSAARYSAQWYENLTRYIHYPPEQMFALLGQRHSPLLPYVPPQLYYRLDRAAGRLEALRRLKRWLGPKLARGTHARTPASGG; from the coding sequence GTGCGCGTGAAGGTCGCCTGTGTCGGCGGCGGGCCCGCCGGCCTGTATCTCTCGATCCTGCTCAAGCGGCAGGACCCGTCCCACGACATCACCGTCCACGAGCGCAACCCGGAGGGCTCGACCTACGGCTGGGGCGTCACGTACTGGCAGGGTCTCCTCGACGAACTCCGTGCCCGCGACCCCGAGTCGGCGCGCGCGATCGAGGAGAGCTCCGTCCGCTGGAACGCGGGCGTCGCGCACGTACGGGACCTGATCACCCGTCAGCCAGGCGACGAGGGGCACGGCATCGGCCGCCACCGGTTGCTGGAGATCCTCGCGGACCGGGCCCACGCGCTCGGTGTACGGCTGGAGTTCGAGAGCGAGATCACCGCGGCGAACCTGCCGGACGCAGACCTCGTGGTGGCGGGCGACGGCGTCCACAGCGCGCTGCGCACCCACCACGCCGACGACTTCGGCGCCCAGCTCACCGAAGGCCGCAACTCCTACGTCTGGCTGGGCACGACCAAGGTCTTCGACTCCTTCACCTTCGCCTTCGTGGAGACCGCGCACGGCTGGATCTGGTGCTACGGCTACCCCTTCAGCGACGAGCGGAGCACCTGCGTGATCGAGTGCGCCCCCGAGACCCTGGCCGGGCTCGGCCTGGACCGGGCGAGGGAGGCCGACGGCCTCGCCGACCTGGAGAAGCTCTTCGCGCACATCCTCGACGGCCACCCCCTCGTCGGCCGCGCCACCGGCGCCGGCGGCAGCGCCCAGTGGCTGACCTTCCGCACCCTCGTCAACCGCAGCTGGCACCGCGGCAACCTCGTCCTCCTGGGCGACGCCGCGCACACCACCCACTACTCGATCGGCGCCGGCACCACCCTCGCCCTTCAGGACGCCATCGCCCTCGCCGAGGCGCTGGGCGAGAGCGCGGACCTTTCGCAGGCCCTCGGCCGCTACGAACGCGTACGCAAGTCCGCGCTGCTGTCCCAGCAGAGCGCGGCCCGCTACAGCGCCCAGTGGTACGAGAACCTCACCCGCTACATCCACTACCCCCCGGAGCAGATGTTCGCGCTGCTCGGACAGCGCCACTCGCCCCTGCTCCCCTATGTCCCGCCCCAGCTGTACTACCGCCTCGACAGGGCGGCCGGACGCCTCGAGGCGCTGCGCCGCCTCAAGCGCTGGCTGGGTCCGAAGCTGGCGCGCGGCACGCACGCCCGGACGCCGGCCTCCGGCGGGTAG
- a CDS encoding aldo/keto reductase, whose translation MEEREFVRSGQHASVVGLGTWQLGADWGDVDDKEALTVLEAAAESGVTFFDTADVYGDGRSEQTIAAFLSGRPDLHVLVATKMGRRVDQIPENYVLDNFRAWNDRSRRNLGVDRVDLVQLHCPPTPVYSSDEVFDALDTLVEEERIAHYGVSVETCAEALTAIARPGVASVQIILNPFRLKPLTEVLPAAREAGVGIIARVPLASGLLSGKYTADTVFPENDHRAYNRHGEAFDQGETFSGVDYATGVEAAVEFAALAPEGYTPAQLALRWIVQQPGVTTVIPGARSPEQARANAAAARLPELSDATLAAVRDLYDRRIKEQVEGRW comes from the coding sequence ATGGAAGAGCGCGAATTCGTCAGGTCCGGTCAGCACGCGTCCGTCGTCGGTCTCGGCACCTGGCAGCTGGGGGCCGACTGGGGCGACGTCGACGACAAGGAAGCCCTGACGGTCCTCGAAGCGGCGGCCGAGTCGGGAGTCACCTTCTTCGACACGGCCGACGTGTACGGCGACGGACGCAGCGAGCAGACCATCGCCGCCTTCCTGAGCGGCCGGCCCGACCTGCATGTGCTGGTCGCCACGAAGATGGGCCGCCGCGTCGACCAGATCCCCGAGAACTACGTCCTGGACAACTTCCGCGCCTGGAACGACCGCTCCCGCCGCAACCTCGGCGTCGACCGCGTCGACCTCGTGCAGCTGCACTGTCCGCCGACTCCCGTCTACTCCAGCGACGAGGTGTTCGACGCTCTCGACACCCTCGTCGAGGAGGAGCGCATCGCGCACTACGGGGTCAGCGTGGAGACCTGCGCCGAGGCGCTCACCGCGATCGCCCGGCCGGGCGTGGCGAGCGTCCAGATCATCCTCAACCCGTTCCGTCTCAAGCCCCTGACCGAGGTGCTCCCGGCGGCCCGGGAGGCCGGCGTCGGCATCATCGCCCGGGTCCCGCTCGCCTCCGGACTGCTCTCCGGGAAGTACACCGCGGACACCGTGTTCCCCGAGAACGACCACCGTGCCTACAACCGGCACGGTGAGGCCTTCGACCAGGGGGAGACCTTCTCCGGCGTCGACTACGCCACCGGCGTCGAGGCTGCCGTCGAGTTCGCGGCCCTCGCCCCCGAGGGATACACCCCGGCCCAGCTGGCGCTGCGCTGGATCGTCCAGCAGCCCGGCGTGACCACGGTGATCCCGGGCGCCCGCTCGCCCGAGCAGGCCCGCGCCAACGCGGCCGCCGCCCGGCTCCCGGAGCTCTCCGACGCCACCCTCGCGGCCGTGCGCGACCTCTACGACCGGCGGATCAAGGAGCAGGTCGAGGGCCGCTGGTAG
- a CDS encoding VOC family protein, which produces MALDWEQVIVDAADPSALGRWWAAALGWVVVDDSPEEYEIRPEQDRTPGLLFVRVPETKTVKNRLHLDFRPDDQRAEVTRLLSLGARHADVGQGEQPWVTMTDPEGNEFCVLGERRPS; this is translated from the coding sequence ATGGCTTTGGACTGGGAGCAGGTGATCGTCGACGCGGCCGACCCGTCGGCGCTGGGACGCTGGTGGGCCGCGGCCCTCGGCTGGGTGGTGGTCGACGACTCCCCCGAGGAGTACGAGATCCGACCGGAGCAGGACCGGACGCCGGGCCTGCTCTTCGTCCGGGTCCCGGAGACCAAGACGGTCAAGAACCGGCTCCACCTGGACTTCCGCCCCGACGACCAGCGGGCCGAGGTGACCCGGCTGCTGTCCCTGGGCGCCCGCCACGCGGACGTCGGGCAGGGCGAGCAGCCGTGGGTGACGATGACCGACCCCGAGGGCAACGAGTTCTGCGTCCTGGGCGAACGGCGGCCTTCTTGA
- a CDS encoding UBP-type zinc finger domain-containing protein: MTDVNGIDPSVPPSGDGCVDCDAAGGWWFHLRRCASCGHVGCCDSSPAQHATAHYKTTGHPLVRSFEPGEEWFWDYSSDELYESGPELAPPVSHPVDQPTPGPAGRVPQDWARSLHR, encoded by the coding sequence ATGACCGACGTGAACGGCATCGACCCGAGCGTCCCGCCCAGCGGCGACGGCTGCGTCGACTGCGACGCCGCGGGCGGCTGGTGGTTCCACCTGAGGCGCTGCGCGAGCTGCGGGCACGTGGGCTGCTGCGACTCCTCCCCCGCCCAGCACGCCACCGCCCACTACAAGACGACCGGGCATCCCCTGGTCCGCAGCTTCGAGCCCGGCGAGGAGTGGTTCTGGGACTACTCCAGCGACGAGCTCTACGAGTCGGGGCCGGAACTGGCCCCGCCGGTCAGCCACCCCGTGGACCAGCCGACGCCGGGACCCGCCGGGCGGGTGCCGCAGGACTGGGCGCGATCGCTGCACCGCTGA
- a CDS encoding ATP-binding protein: MSGRLMPCSPAEISSLFLFEKLSPDQLGRLCGEGRVERFEPGPVYTEGDPATCFYVMLEGSVVMYRRVGGDDIEVSRTSQRGVYAGAMQAYLGDRVPQVYQNSMRVTEPTRFFVLPAESFSAVMQEWFPMAAHLLEGLFFGSKNTQRAVGQRERLLALGSLSAGLTHELNNPAAAAVRATATLRERVAKMRHKLAVIASGGYEPAALTRLIEIQERTAELVAKAPMLSPLEASDREDALTDWLDDHDITEGWRIAPTFVQAGLDVDWLEQVADAVDEDILPGAIGWLNYTVETELLMDEIDDSTNRISHLVDAAKQYSQLDRAPYRVVDVHELLDSTLLMLGGKIGRRIQVVKDYDRTLPKIPAYPAELNQVWTNLVDNAVFAVDSAGGDGTLTVRTAREGDRLLVEFRDTGPGIPPDIRGRIFDPFFTTKPVGEGTGLGLDISWRIVVNKHHGSLHVESVPGDTRFQVLLPLTAPAADDPETPEEPV, encoded by the coding sequence GTGAGCGGGCGGCTGATGCCGTGCAGCCCGGCCGAGATCAGCTCGCTGTTCCTGTTCGAGAAGCTCTCCCCCGACCAGTTGGGACGGCTGTGCGGCGAGGGGCGGGTGGAGAGGTTCGAGCCCGGCCCGGTGTACACCGAGGGTGATCCGGCGACCTGCTTCTACGTGATGCTCGAGGGCTCGGTCGTGATGTACCGGCGGGTCGGCGGGGACGACATCGAGGTCAGCCGCACCTCCCAGCGCGGGGTCTACGCCGGGGCCATGCAGGCCTACCTGGGCGACCGGGTGCCGCAGGTCTACCAGAACTCGATGCGGGTGACCGAGCCGACCCGGTTCTTCGTGCTGCCCGCCGAGTCGTTCTCGGCGGTCATGCAGGAGTGGTTCCCGATGGCGGCCCACCTGCTGGAGGGACTGTTCTTCGGTTCGAAGAACACCCAGCGGGCCGTCGGCCAGCGCGAACGGCTGCTGGCGCTGGGCTCGCTGTCGGCCGGTCTCACGCACGAGCTGAACAACCCGGCGGCGGCGGCCGTGCGGGCCACCGCCACGCTGCGCGAACGGGTGGCGAAGATGCGGCACAAGCTGGCCGTGATCGCCTCCGGCGGCTACGAGCCGGCGGCGCTGACCCGGCTGATCGAGATACAGGAGCGCACCGCCGAACTGGTCGCCAAGGCACCGATGTTGAGCCCGCTGGAGGCCTCCGACCGGGAGGACGCGCTCACCGACTGGCTGGACGACCACGACATCACGGAGGGCTGGCGGATCGCTCCGACCTTCGTACAGGCCGGACTCGACGTGGACTGGCTGGAGCAGGTCGCGGACGCCGTGGACGAGGACATCCTGCCGGGTGCGATCGGATGGCTCAACTACACCGTCGAGACCGAGCTGTTGATGGACGAGATAGACGACTCGACCAACCGCATCTCCCATCTCGTCGACGCCGCCAAGCAGTACTCGCAGCTCGACCGCGCCCCCTACCGGGTCGTCGACGTGCACGAACTCCTCGACAGCACCCTGCTGATGCTCGGCGGCAAGATCGGCCGGCGCATCCAGGTCGTCAAGGACTACGACCGCACGCTGCCGAAGATCCCCGCCTACCCGGCCGAGCTCAACCAGGTGTGGACCAACCTCGTCGACAACGCCGTGTTCGCCGTCGACAGCGCCGGCGGCGACGGCACGTTGACGGTGCGGACCGCGCGGGAGGGCGACCGGCTGCTGGTGGAGTTCCGTGACACCGGCCCCGGTATCCCGCCGGACATCCGGGGCCGCATCTTCGACCCGTTCTTCACCACCAAGCCGGTGGGCGAGGGCACCGGTCTGGGCCTGGACATCTCGTGGCGGATCGTCGTCAACAAGCACCACGGCAGCCTGCACGTCGAGTCCGTTCCGGGCGACACCCGCTTCCAGGTCCTGCTGCCGCTGACCGCCCCCGCCGCCGACGACCCCGAGACCCCCGAGGAGCCCGTATGA
- a CDS encoding DUF6328 family protein codes for MWGELIQEIRVAQTGVQILFGFLLTVVFTPRYADLRDIDQVIYIVTVVLGACATGALIGPVSLHRLVSGRRVKPQAVQVASRLTLVGLLLLLATMTSSLLLILRVATHDAFVPWLVAAVVAWYGLCWFVLPLWTRSHYTTD; via the coding sequence ATGTGGGGGGAGCTCATCCAGGAGATCCGCGTGGCCCAGACGGGTGTGCAGATCCTCTTCGGCTTCCTGCTGACCGTCGTGTTCACGCCGCGCTACGCGGACCTGCGGGACATCGACCAGGTCATCTACATCGTGACCGTGGTCCTCGGCGCCTGTGCGACCGGCGCCCTCATCGGTCCGGTGTCCCTGCACCGCCTGGTCTCCGGGCGGCGGGTCAAGCCGCAGGCGGTGCAGGTGGCGTCCAGGCTGACCCTGGTCGGCCTGCTTCTGCTGCTCGCCACCATGACCTCCTCGCTGCTGCTGATCCTGCGGGTGGCCACCCACGACGCGTTCGTGCCGTGGCTGGTCGCGGCCGTGGTCGCGTGGTACGGGCTGTGCTGGTTCGTGCTGCCCCTGTGGACCCGCAGCCACTACACCACGGACTGA
- a CDS encoding serine/threonine-protein kinase, giving the protein MTMVKTHVSTHEWVAGRYRLLDVVHRETNRVSWYGEYVEETGAARPCLVTRIGLPPEQGEEKARQAADRVLRMSETMARLCPGRIASVVDALEEEGSLWTVTEWIDGLPLGQLLAQKGAFSPGRAAAIGLQLLDVLEAAHGEGVTHGELSPGQIFVRSQGPLVLTGFGLAGATLAPRVAAPSYASPEQARDERIGPAADLWALGALLYTMVEGRPPYRDRDRPEATLKGVDRLPLRTPLRAGPLTPIVQGLLRKDSRERLTRTVVRQSLTRLLEDDPHAAVPAPPLRRVRAAARRVGPQWSGRAMAAGTALAVVTVALAALAVAQGLPDGDDTAAGDARPSASATGPGEDAGDRVSATPDPTPTPTSAPSTPDAPSPSAPPRTSPPPPADALPDGFRVYRADEGFSVALPKGWQRLDTARSPDGAYRVTFGAKGDPRTLAVTYSRKAGPDPVAVWRDDVEPNLRRTAGFRRIGEIRATTYQGFKGADMEWLADGADGQERTFGRGFLLGGHRSFSLRWTTPAADWNTAADRQALDTFLRTFRPGSAA; this is encoded by the coding sequence ATGACCATGGTCAAGACGCACGTCTCCACGCACGAGTGGGTCGCCGGGAGGTACCGGCTGCTCGACGTCGTCCACCGGGAGACGAACCGCGTCAGCTGGTACGGCGAATACGTCGAGGAGACCGGGGCCGCCCGCCCCTGCCTGGTCACCAGGATCGGTCTGCCCCCTGAACAGGGCGAGGAGAAGGCGCGGCAGGCCGCCGACCGGGTGCTGCGCATGTCGGAGACGATGGCCCGGCTGTGCCCGGGCCGGATCGCCTCGGTCGTCGACGCCCTGGAGGAGGAGGGGTCCCTGTGGACCGTCACCGAATGGATCGACGGCCTCCCGCTGGGCCAGCTCCTCGCACAGAAGGGCGCGTTCAGCCCGGGAAGGGCCGCGGCGATCGGGCTGCAACTGCTCGACGTGCTCGAGGCCGCGCACGGTGAGGGCGTCACCCACGGCGAGCTGAGCCCCGGCCAGATCTTCGTGCGGAGCCAGGGTCCCCTCGTCCTCACCGGGTTCGGGCTGGCCGGCGCGACCCTGGCGCCGCGCGTGGCGGCCCCGTCGTACGCCTCGCCCGAACAGGCCCGCGACGAACGGATCGGCCCGGCCGCGGACCTGTGGGCGCTGGGCGCCCTCCTCTACACGATGGTCGAGGGACGGCCTCCGTACCGGGACCGGGACCGGCCCGAGGCCACCTTGAAGGGCGTGGACAGGCTGCCCCTGCGCACCCCGCTGCGCGCCGGTCCCCTCACCCCGATCGTGCAGGGACTGCTGCGCAAGGACTCCCGGGAGCGGCTGACCCGCACCGTGGTGCGCCAGTCCCTCACCCGGCTGCTGGAGGACGACCCGCACGCCGCCGTGCCCGCTCCCCCGTTGCGCCGCGTCCGCGCCGCCGCGCGCCGCGTCGGCCCGCAGTGGAGCGGCCGGGCGATGGCGGCCGGGACCGCGCTGGCCGTCGTCACGGTGGCGCTCGCCGCCCTCGCCGTGGCCCAGGGCCTGCCCGACGGCGACGACACGGCGGCGGGCGACGCCCGGCCGTCCGCCTCCGCCACGGGGCCGGGCGAGGACGCCGGCGACAGAGTCTCCGCCACGCCGGACCCGACCCCCACACCGACCTCCGCTCCCAGCACGCCGGACGCTCCCTCCCCGAGCGCGCCCCCGCGCACCTCGCCCCCGCCGCCCGCCGACGCCCTCCCGGACGGCTTCCGGGTCTACCGCGCCGACGAGGGCTTCTCGGTGGCCCTGCCCAAGGGGTGGCAGCGGCTGGACACCGCCCGCTCCCCCGACGGGGCCTATCGCGTCACCTTCGGCGCGAAGGGCGACCCGCGCACCCTCGCGGTCACCTACAGCAGGAAAGCCGGACCCGACCCGGTCGCCGTCTGGCGCGACGACGTCGAACCCAACCTGAGGCGCACCGCGGGTTTCCGGCGGATCGGCGAGATCAGGGCCACGACGTACCAGGGGTTCAAGGGCGCGGACATGGAGTGGCTCGCCGACGGCGCCGACGGGCAGGAACGCACCTTCGGCCGCGGATTCCTGCTCGGCGGGCACCGCAGTTTCTCGCTCCGCTGGACGACGCCCGCCGCGGACTGGAACACGGCCGCCGACCGGCAGGCCCTCGACACGTTCCTCAGGACCTTCCGGCCGGGCTCCGCCGCCTGA
- a CDS encoding LLM class F420-dependent oxidoreductase: MVRIGYTMMTEQAGPRDLVDHVVRAEEAGFDFSVTSDHSFPWLRSQGHAPYAWSVLGAAAQATSRIPLMTYVTCPTFRYHPAVVAQKAATMQLLSEGRFRLGLGSGENLNEHVVGGGWPPVDVRHEMLEEAVEIIRALFEGGHVTRHGAHFDVDSARLWDLPDEPPPIGLAVSGDRSCALAGRLADLVIATEPEQGLLEAFDRHGGAGKPRVGQLPVSYDGDRETAVQRAHAQFRWFGSGWKVNSELPHPDSFEAATRFVTPDDVAASIPCGDDPEDFVEAVRPYVEAGFTEVALVQIGGDTQPAYLDWSEKTLLPALRGAFG, translated from the coding sequence ATGGTGCGAATCGGATACACGATGATGACCGAGCAGGCCGGCCCCCGTGACCTGGTCGACCACGTGGTGCGGGCCGAGGAGGCGGGCTTCGACTTCTCGGTGACGTCGGACCACTCCTTCCCGTGGCTGCGCTCGCAGGGACACGCGCCGTACGCCTGGAGCGTGCTCGGGGCGGCCGCCCAGGCCACCTCGCGCATTCCGCTGATGACGTACGTGACGTGTCCGACCTTCCGCTACCACCCTGCGGTGGTGGCGCAGAAGGCGGCGACGATGCAGTTGCTGTCCGAAGGACGCTTCCGGCTGGGGCTCGGCTCGGGCGAGAACCTCAACGAGCATGTGGTGGGCGGCGGGTGGCCGCCGGTGGACGTCCGGCACGAGATGCTCGAGGAGGCCGTGGAGATCATCCGTGCGCTCTTCGAGGGCGGGCACGTCACCCGGCACGGCGCCCACTTCGACGTGGACTCGGCCCGGCTGTGGGACCTCCCCGACGAGCCGCCGCCGATCGGGCTCGCCGTCTCCGGCGACCGCTCGTGCGCGCTCGCGGGACGGCTGGCCGACCTGGTGATCGCCACCGAGCCCGAGCAGGGACTGCTCGAGGCGTTCGACCGGCACGGCGGTGCGGGCAAGCCGCGCGTCGGCCAGCTCCCCGTGTCGTACGACGGCGACCGGGAGACGGCCGTGCAGCGGGCCCACGCCCAGTTCCGCTGGTTCGGCAGCGGCTGGAAGGTGAACTCCGAACTGCCGCATCCGGACTCCTTCGAGGCGGCCACCCGGTTCGTGACGCCCGACGACGTCGCCGCCTCGATTCCCTGCGGCGACGACCCGGAGGACTTCGTCGAGGCCGTACGCCCCTACGTCGAGGCCGGGTTCACGGAGGTCGCCCTGGTGCAGATCGGCGGGGACACCCAGCCTGCCTACCTGGACTGGTCCGAGAAGACCCTGCTGCCCGCGCTGCGCGGCGCCTTCGGGTGA
- a CDS encoding threonine/serine dehydratase yields MIGISDIEAAAARIAGHVVRTPTVPSPGLSALLGVPVTTKLELLQRTGSFKARGATAKLLSLSEAERAAGVVAVSGGNHGVALAVMAAALDVKATVVMPRSAPARSVETAEAAGASVRLTDGMDTAFALVERLRDEGLTLVHPFDDPLVVAGQGTVGLELAADADELTDVLVSIGGGGLIAGVAAALRARRPQVRIWGVETEGAQAMSQALTAGGPVPVALSSIVTTLSAPSVSQLTYDHVHALVTEVLVVSDREAVRGSVEFAEHAKVWTEPAAGCLLPAARRVVERVGDGARLGLVVCGGNVTTADMRDWTDGFGVR; encoded by the coding sequence TTGATCGGCATTTCCGACATCGAAGCCGCCGCCGCACGGATCGCCGGACATGTCGTCCGCACCCCGACCGTGCCGAGCCCCGGCCTGTCGGCCCTGCTCGGCGTCCCGGTGACGACGAAACTCGAACTCCTCCAGCGCACCGGCTCGTTCAAGGCGCGGGGCGCGACGGCGAAGCTGCTGTCGCTGAGCGAGGCCGAGCGGGCCGCCGGGGTGGTCGCCGTGAGCGGCGGGAACCACGGCGTCGCGCTCGCGGTGATGGCCGCCGCCCTGGACGTGAAGGCCACGGTGGTGATGCCGCGCTCCGCGCCCGCGCGCTCCGTGGAGACCGCGGAGGCGGCCGGCGCCTCGGTGCGGCTGACCGACGGTATGGACACCGCGTTCGCGCTGGTGGAACGGTTGCGCGACGAAGGACTCACACTGGTGCACCCGTTCGACGATCCACTGGTCGTCGCCGGACAGGGCACCGTCGGTCTGGAGCTCGCCGCGGACGCCGACGAGCTCACCGACGTGCTGGTCAGCATCGGGGGCGGCGGACTGATCGCGGGCGTCGCAGCGGCGCTGCGGGCGCGCCGCCCGCAGGTGCGGATCTGGGGCGTGGAGACGGAGGGCGCGCAGGCGATGTCGCAGGCGCTGACGGCGGGCGGACCGGTGCCGGTGGCACTGTCGTCGATCGTCACCACTCTGAGCGCGCCCAGCGTCTCGCAGTTGACGTACGACCATGTCCACGCGCTGGTCACCGAGGTGCTGGTGGTCTCCGACCGGGAGGCCGTGCGGGGGTCGGTGGAGTTCGCCGAGCACGCGAAGGTGTGGACCGAGCCGGCGGCCGGCTGTCTGCTGCCCGCGGCCCGGCGGGTCGTCGAGCGGGTGGGCGACGGGGCACGGCTGGGACTGGTGGTCTGCGGGGGCAACGTGACGACTGCCGACATGAGGGATTGGACGGACGGGTTCGGGGTGCGCTGA